The following are encoded together in the Phenylobacterium sp. NIBR 498073 genome:
- the recG gene encoding ATP-dependent DNA helicase RecG — MRPEILFPLYAPITTLKGVGARVAPLLEKLAGPIVRDVAFLRPHSVIRREHATVAGAVEGAVQIFEVQIDAYKRPRSPQQPWRVETYDGTGVLSLVFFGSFGGQLEAKHPLGSKRLVSGKVERFGAGLQIAHPDYIVAPDRAADIPAFEAVYPATAGLPARTVRKFALEALGRAPDLPEWQDPAWLARERFPSWREALALLHAPQSEADLAPQTLHIQRLAYDELLAHQLAMAQRKSERRAEPAARIAASALAEAVREDLPYRLTGAQERALADIRRDFEAGERMSRLVQGDVGSGKTVVAMLAMADVAAGGGQSALMAPTEILARQHFETISGPLARHGLTAILLTGRDKGAARAEKLRALASGAVQVAVGTHALFQDDVAFQNLRLAVIDEQHRFGVAERQRLQAKGQAVHLIAMSATPIPRTLELTVYGDLDVSRIDEKPPGRTPVATRAVPTTRLDEIEARLRDAIAHGAQAFWICPLVSESELIDLKAAEQRAAELRARIGPGVGLVHGKMTGPEKDAVMADFADGKISLLVATTVVEVGVNVPNATIMVIEQAERFGLAQLHQLRGRVGRGSRESACVLLYDPPLSETAQKRLDILRRTDDGFLIAERDLELRGGGDALGLRQSGFPAYVFADPIAHRDLIAAAGDDARLIMERDPALTSPRGQALRVLQELFDWRPSSPLKDAG; from the coding sequence ATGCGGCCCGAGATTCTCTTTCCGCTCTACGCACCGATCACGACCCTCAAGGGCGTCGGCGCGCGCGTCGCGCCCCTGCTGGAGAAGCTGGCGGGGCCGATCGTGCGCGACGTCGCCTTCCTGCGCCCGCACTCGGTGATCCGCCGCGAGCACGCCACCGTCGCCGGCGCGGTCGAGGGCGCGGTGCAGATCTTCGAGGTCCAGATCGACGCCTACAAGCGCCCGCGCAGCCCCCAGCAGCCCTGGCGGGTCGAGACCTATGACGGCACCGGCGTGCTCAGCCTGGTGTTCTTCGGCAGCTTCGGCGGCCAGCTCGAGGCCAAGCACCCGCTCGGCTCCAAGCGGCTGGTCAGCGGCAAGGTCGAGCGGTTCGGCGCCGGCCTGCAGATCGCCCACCCCGACTACATCGTCGCCCCCGACCGGGCCGCCGACATCCCGGCCTTCGAGGCCGTCTATCCGGCCACCGCCGGCCTGCCGGCCCGCACCGTGCGCAAGTTCGCGCTGGAGGCGCTCGGCCGCGCGCCGGACCTGCCGGAATGGCAGGACCCCGCCTGGCTGGCCCGCGAGCGGTTCCCGTCCTGGCGCGAGGCGCTGGCGCTGCTGCACGCCCCGCAGTCGGAGGCCGACCTCGCGCCCCAGACCCTCCACATCCAGCGCCTGGCCTATGACGAGCTGCTCGCCCACCAGCTGGCCATGGCCCAGCGCAAGTCCGAGCGCCGCGCCGAGCCCGCCGCCCGCATCGCCGCCTCGGCGCTGGCCGAAGCCGTACGCGAAGACCTGCCCTACCGCCTGACCGGCGCCCAGGAGCGGGCCCTGGCCGACATCCGCCGCGACTTCGAGGCCGGCGAGCGGATGAGCCGCCTGGTCCAGGGCGACGTCGGCTCGGGCAAGACCGTCGTCGCCATGCTGGCCATGGCCGACGTCGCCGCCGGCGGCGGCCAGAGCGCGCTGATGGCCCCGACCGAGATCCTCGCCCGCCAGCATTTCGAGACCATTTCCGGCCCGCTGGCCCGCCACGGGCTCACCGCCATCCTGCTGACCGGCCGCGACAAGGGCGCGGCGCGGGCCGAGAAGCTGCGCGCCCTGGCGTCCGGCGCCGTGCAGGTCGCGGTCGGCACCCACGCCCTCTTCCAGGACGACGTCGCGTTCCAGAACCTGCGGCTGGCGGTCATCGACGAACAGCACCGGTTCGGCGTCGCCGAACGCCAGCGGCTGCAGGCCAAGGGCCAGGCCGTCCACCTGATCGCCATGTCGGCGACCCCGATCCCGCGCACCCTGGAGCTCACCGTCTACGGCGACCTCGACGTCTCGCGGATCGACGAGAAGCCGCCCGGCCGGACCCCGGTCGCCACCCGCGCCGTCCCGACCACCCGCCTGGACGAGATCGAGGCCCGCCTGCGCGACGCCATCGCCCACGGGGCCCAGGCGTTCTGGATCTGCCCGCTGGTCTCCGAATCCGAACTGATCGACCTCAAGGCCGCCGAACAGCGCGCCGCCGAGCTGCGCGCCAGGATCGGCCCCGGCGTCGGCCTGGTGCACGGCAAGATGACCGGCCCGGAGAAGGACGCGGTCATGGCCGACTTCGCCGACGGCAAGATCAGCCTGCTGGTCGCCACGACCGTCGTCGAGGTCGGGGTCAACGTCCCCAACGCCACCATCATGGTCATCGAACAGGCCGAACGCTTCGGCCTGGCCCAGCTGCACCAGCTGCGCGGACGGGTCGGCCGCGGCTCGCGCGAGAGCGCCTGCGTGCTGCTCTACGATCCGCCGCTGTCGGAGACCGCCCAGAAGCGGCTCGACATCCTGCGCCGCACCGACGACGGCTTCCTGATCGCCGAGCGCGACCTGGAGCTGCGCGGCGGCGGCGACGCGCTCGGCCTGCGCCAATCGGGCTTTCCGGCCTACGTCTTCGCCGACCCGATCGCCCACCGCGACCTGATCGCCGCGGCCGGCGACG
- a CDS encoding succinate dehydrogenase assembly factor 2 → MSTDDTRLKRLKFRAWHRGFREADLILGPFADTYAHTLSPEQLDAFEALMEQADQDLYEWIVERTPTPPEFDGEIMRMIKTFRFEAYEARGGPRGG, encoded by the coding sequence ATGAGCACCGACGACACACGACTGAAGCGTTTGAAGTTCCGGGCCTGGCACCGGGGCTTCCGGGAAGCGGACCTCATCCTGGGGCCGTTCGCGGACACCTATGCCCACACGCTGAGCCCTGAGCAACTCGACGCCTTCGAGGCGCTGATGGAGCAGGCCGACCAGGACCTCTATGAGTGGATCGTCGAGCGCACCCCGACGCCGCCCGAGTTCGACGGCGAAATCATGCGCATGATCAAGACTTTCCGCTTTGAAGCTTACGAAGCGAGGGGCGGTCCTCGTGGCGGCTGA